A portion of the Pseudomonas synxantha BG33R genome contains these proteins:
- the hemE gene encoding uroporphyrinogen decarboxylase, whose translation MTALKNDRFLRALLKQPVDVTPVWMMRQAGRYLPEYRASRAHAGDFMSLCMNPAFACEVTMQPLDRYPQLDAAILFSDILTIPDAMGQGLYFETGEGPRFRKVVSTLADIEALPIPDPHKDLGYVMDAVSTIRRELNGRVPLIGFSGSPWTLATYMVEGGSSKDFRKTKAMLYDNPQAMHLLLDKLAQSVTSYLNGQIMAGAQAVQIFDTWGGNLSAAAYQEFSLAYMRKIVSGLIREHEGRKVPVILFTKGGGLWLESIADAGADALGLDWTCDIGEARRRVGNQVALQGNMDPTVLYAKPEAIRAEVGRILASYGKGTGHVFNLGHGITPEVNPEHAGAFLRAVHELSAQYHE comes from the coding sequence ATGACTGCCCTCAAGAACGACCGTTTCCTTCGTGCCCTGCTCAAGCAACCTGTAGACGTCACGCCCGTGTGGATGATGCGTCAAGCCGGTCGCTACCTGCCGGAATACCGCGCCAGCCGCGCCCACGCCGGTGACTTCATGAGCCTGTGCATGAATCCTGCGTTCGCCTGCGAAGTCACGATGCAGCCGCTGGACCGCTACCCACAACTGGATGCGGCCATTCTCTTCTCCGATATCCTCACCATCCCCGACGCCATGGGCCAGGGCCTGTACTTCGAGACCGGCGAAGGCCCGCGCTTCAGGAAAGTCGTCAGTACCCTGGCCGATATCGAAGCCTTGCCGATCCCTGATCCGCACAAAGACCTCGGTTATGTGATGGATGCGGTCAGCACCATCCGCCGCGAGCTCAACGGTCGCGTGCCGCTGATTGGCTTCTCTGGCAGCCCGTGGACGCTGGCCACCTATATGGTCGAAGGCGGTTCGTCGAAAGACTTCCGCAAGACCAAGGCCATGCTCTACGACAACCCGCAAGCCATGCACCTGTTGCTGGACAAGCTGGCACAGTCGGTGACCTCCTACCTCAACGGCCAGATCATGGCCGGTGCGCAAGCGGTGCAGATCTTCGATACCTGGGGCGGCAACCTGTCGGCGGCGGCGTACCAGGAATTCTCCCTGGCCTACATGCGCAAGATCGTCAGCGGGCTGATCCGCGAACATGAAGGTCGCAAGGTTCCGGTCATCCTGTTCACCAAGGGCGGCGGCCTGTGGCTGGAAAGCATCGCCGATGCTGGCGCCGATGCATTGGGCCTGGACTGGACCTGCGATATCGGCGAAGCCCGCCGTCGCGTTGGCAACCAGGTTGCGCTGCAAGGCAACATGGACCCCACTGTGCTGTACGCCAAGCCGGAAGCGATCCGTGCCGAAGTCGGACGCATCCTCGCTAGCTATGGCAAGGGCACCGGCCATGTGTTCAACCTCGGCCATGGCATCACGCCGGAAGTGAATCCGGAACATGCGGGTGCGTTCCTACGCGCAGTCCACGAACTCTCGGCGCAATACCACGAGTAA
- a CDS encoding FAD-dependent oxidoreductase, producing the protein MAERLNNDFQFIDVGRKDPKKKLLRQRKKEFVEIYEPFKPQHSADQAHRCLGCGNPYCEWKCPVHNFIPNWLKLVAEGNILAAAELSHQTNTLPEVCGRVCPQDRLCEGACTLNDGFGAVTIGSVEKYITDTAFAMGWRPDMSKVKPTGKRVAIIGAGPAGLGCADVLVRGGVTPVVFDKNPEIGGLLTFGIPEFKLEKTVLSHRREVFTGMGIEFRLNTEIGKDITMEQLLAEYDAVFMGMGTYTYMKGGFAGEDLPGVYDALDFLIANVNRNLGFEKSPEDFVDMKGKKVVVLGGGDTAMDCNRTSIRQGAKSVTCAYRRDEANMPGSRKEVKNAKEEGVKFLYNRQPIAIVGEDRVEGVKVVETRLGEPDARGRRSPEPIPGSEEIIPADAVVIAFGFRPSPAPWFEQFEIQTDSQGRVVAPEQGQYKHQTSNPKIFAGGDMVRGSDLVVTAIFEGRNAAEGILDYLQV; encoded by the coding sequence ATGGCTGAACGTCTGAATAACGACTTCCAGTTCATCGATGTCGGGCGCAAAGATCCGAAGAAGAAACTGTTGCGTCAACGCAAGAAAGAGTTCGTGGAAATCTACGAGCCCTTCAAGCCCCAGCACTCGGCCGATCAGGCCCACCGCTGCCTGGGGTGCGGTAACCCGTATTGCGAATGGAAGTGCCCGGTGCACAACTTCATTCCCAACTGGCTCAAACTGGTGGCCGAGGGCAACATCCTCGCCGCCGCCGAGCTGTCGCACCAGACCAACACCCTGCCGGAAGTCTGCGGCCGGGTGTGCCCGCAAGACCGTCTATGTGAAGGTGCCTGCACCCTCAACGATGGCTTCGGCGCGGTGACCATCGGTTCGGTGGAGAAGTACATCACCGACACCGCGTTCGCCATGGGCTGGCGCCCGGACATGTCCAAGGTCAAGCCGACCGGCAAGCGTGTTGCGATTATCGGCGCGGGCCCGGCGGGCCTGGGGTGTGCCGACGTGTTGGTGCGTGGTGGCGTGACCCCGGTGGTGTTCGACAAGAACCCGGAGATCGGTGGCCTGCTGACTTTCGGTATTCCCGAGTTCAAGCTGGAAAAAACCGTACTGAGTCACCGTCGTGAAGTGTTCACCGGCATGGGTATCGAGTTCCGCCTCAATACCGAAATCGGCAAAGACATCACCATGGAGCAACTGCTCGCCGAATACGATGCGGTGTTCATGGGCATGGGCACCTACACCTATATGAAGGGCGGCTTTGCCGGTGAAGACTTGCCGGGCGTGTATGACGCGCTCGACTTCCTGATTGCCAACGTCAACCGCAACCTGGGCTTTGAAAAGTCGCCGGAAGATTTCGTCGACATGAAAGGCAAGAAGGTCGTGGTGCTGGGCGGTGGCGACACCGCGATGGACTGCAACCGTACCTCGATCCGCCAGGGCGCCAAGTCGGTCACCTGTGCGTATCGTCGCGACGAAGCCAACATGCCCGGCTCGCGCAAAGAGGTGAAGAACGCCAAGGAAGAAGGCGTGAAATTCCTCTACAACCGCCAGCCGATTGCGATCGTCGGTGAAGACCGCGTCGAAGGCGTGAAGGTGGTCGAGACCCGTCTCGGCGAACCGGATGCCCGAGGCCGTCGCAGCCCCGAGCCGATCCCGGGTTCCGAAGAGATTATCCCGGCCGATGCCGTGGTCATCGCTTTCGGTTTCCGTCCAAGCCCGGCGCCCTGGTTCGAGCAGTTCGAAATCCAGACCGACAGCCAGGGCCGCGTCGTAGCCCCGGAGCAAGGCCAGTACAAGCATCAGACCAGCAACCCGAAAATCTTCGCCGGTGGCGATATGGTGCGCGGTTCCGACCTGGTAGTGACGGCGATCTTCGAAGGCCGCAATGCCGCCGAAGGCATCCTGGATTACCTTCAAGTTTGA
- the fabG gene encoding 3-oxoacyl-ACP reductase FabG, translating to MTESVLVTGSSRGIGRAIALRLAQAGHDIVLHCRNGRAEADTVQVEIEAMGRKARVLQFDVSDRASCKAILEADVEQHGAYYGVVLNAGLTRDGAFPALSEDDWDVVMRTNLDGFYNVLHPVMMPMIRRRAAGRIVCITSVSGLIGNRGQVNYSASKAGLIGAAKALAIELGKRKITVNCVAPGLIDTAMLDENVPVEELMKMIPAQRMGTPEEVAGAVNFLMSAEAGYITRQVLAVNGGLC from the coding sequence ATGACTGAATCCGTACTGGTCACCGGCTCAAGCCGTGGCATCGGCCGCGCCATTGCCCTGCGCCTGGCCCAGGCCGGCCATGACATCGTGCTGCATTGCCGCAATGGCCGCGCCGAAGCCGACACCGTGCAGGTCGAGATCGAGGCCATGGGGCGCAAGGCACGGGTGCTGCAATTCGACGTGTCCGACCGCGCCAGTTGCAAGGCCATCCTTGAAGCCGACGTGGAGCAACATGGCGCCTACTACGGCGTGGTGCTCAATGCCGGCCTGACCCGCGACGGCGCCTTCCCGGCCTTGTCGGAAGACGACTGGGACGTGGTGATGCGCACCAACCTCGATGGTTTCTACAACGTGCTGCACCCGGTGATGATGCCGATGATTCGGCGTCGCGCCGCTGGGCGTATCGTGTGCATCACCTCGGTGTCCGGGTTGATCGGCAACCGCGGCCAGGTCAATTACAGTGCGTCGAAAGCCGGCCTGATCGGCGCGGCCAAGGCGCTGGCGATCGAGCTGGGCAAACGCAAGATCACCGTCAACTGCGTCGCTCCGGGGCTGATCGACACCGCAATGCTGGATGAAAACGTGCCGGTGGAAGAGTTGATGAAGATGATCCCGGCGCAGCGCATGGGCACGCCGGAAGAGGTGGCTGGCGCGGTGAATTTCCTGATGTCGGCCGAAGCCGGCTATATCACGCGCCAGGTGCTGGCCGTGAACGGAGGCTTGTGCTGA
- a CDS encoding MFS transporter, which produces MNPAVAPLAQHTPPSALDEVVAQLNDEYIEKGTPMFMRTVLALFSGGFATFALLYCVQPMMPALSHEFSINAAQSSLILSVATAMLACGLLITGPISDRLGRKPVMVAALFCAALATIASGLMPTWEGILLMRALVGLSLSGLAAVAMTYLSEEIHPQHIGLAMGLYIGGNAIGGMSGRLIIGVLIDFVSWHTAMLIIGALALIAATVFWKILPESRNFRASSLKPRSLVDGFVMHFKDAGLPWLFLEAFLLMGAFVTMFNYIGYRLLASPYELSQAVVGLLSLVYLSGIYSSAKIGSLADRLGRRRVLWATIVLMLAGMALTLFTPLWLVVPGMLIFTFGFFGAHSVASSWIGRRAVKAKGQASSLYLFCYYVGSSIAGTAGGFFWHFAGWNGIGGFIIALLIGALLVALKLAKLPPLGHVET; this is translated from the coding sequence GTGAATCCTGCTGTTGCTCCACTTGCCCAACACACCCCGCCCTCAGCCCTCGATGAGGTGGTGGCGCAGCTTAATGACGAGTACATCGAAAAAGGCACGCCGATGTTCATGCGCACGGTGTTGGCGCTGTTCTCCGGCGGGTTTGCCACCTTCGCCCTGCTGTATTGCGTACAGCCGATGATGCCGGCGCTGTCCCACGAATTTTCCATCAATGCGGCGCAAAGCAGCCTGATTCTTTCGGTCGCGACCGCGATGCTCGCCTGCGGCCTGCTGATCACCGGGCCGATATCCGACAGGCTGGGGCGCAAGCCGGTGATGGTCGCCGCGTTGTTCTGTGCGGCGCTGGCCACCATCGCCAGCGGTCTGATGCCGACCTGGGAGGGGATTCTGCTGATGCGGGCGCTGGTGGGCCTGTCCCTGAGCGGCCTGGCTGCCGTGGCGATGACCTACCTCAGCGAAGAGATCCACCCGCAGCACATCGGCCTGGCCATGGGCCTGTACATCGGCGGCAACGCGATTGGCGGCATGAGCGGGCGCCTGATCATCGGCGTGTTGATCGATTTTGTCAGCTGGCACACCGCAATGCTGATCATCGGCGCTCTGGCGTTGATCGCCGCCACGGTGTTCTGGAAGATCCTCCCCGAATCGCGCAACTTCCGCGCCAGCAGCCTCAAACCACGCAGCCTGGTGGATGGCTTTGTCATGCATTTCAAGGATGCGGGCTTGCCGTGGCTGTTCCTGGAAGCCTTCCTGTTGATGGGCGCGTTCGTAACGATGTTCAACTACATCGGTTATCGCCTGCTCGCCTCACCCTATGAGCTGAGCCAGGCCGTGGTCGGCCTGCTGTCGCTGGTGTACCTCTCGGGCATCTACAGTTCGGCCAAGATCGGCTCTCTGGCCGACCGCCTTGGCCGCCGTCGGGTGCTGTGGGCCACCATCGTGCTGATGCTCGCCGGCATGGCCCTGACGCTGTTCACCCCGCTGTGGCTGGTGGTGCCGGGCATGTTGATCTTCACGTTCGGCTTCTTCGGCGCCCACTCGGTGGCCAGCAGCTGGATCGGGCGCCGTGCGGTGAAAGCCAAGGGGCAAGCGTCTTCGCTATACCTGTTCTGCTATTACGTGGGATCGAGTATCGCCGGGACGGCAGGCGGGTTCTTCTGGCATTTTGCCGGGTGGAACGGGATTGGCGGATTCATTATCGCGCTACTGATCGGCGCGTTGCTGGTGGCGTTGAAGCTGGCGAAGTTGCCGCCGTTGGGGCATGTGGAAACCTGA
- a CDS encoding LysR family transcriptional regulator, with protein sequence MELRHLRYFIAVAEELHFGRAAQVLGISQPPLSQQIQALEQEVGARLFERTNRRVELSEAGRLFLQEARLVLAQVDKAADVARRAQLGELGELKIGFTSSAPFNSSIPQAIFAFRQAFPAVHLNLQEMSSTQVAESLVDESIQVGLMRPLPLPDSLSVVELMREPLVAVLSAGHPLVEGSERGLHLAQLAQEPFVFFPRTYGSGLYAQLLSLARDAGFSPHFAQEAGEAMTIIGLVAAGLGVSVLPASYQRIRIDGVVYRTLLDPEAMTAVWLVQRKGVQTPMAKGFVELLTHRAST encoded by the coding sequence ATGGAATTACGTCACCTGCGGTACTTCATCGCCGTCGCTGAAGAACTGCACTTTGGCCGCGCCGCGCAGGTGCTGGGCATCTCGCAACCGCCCTTGAGCCAGCAGATCCAGGCACTGGAGCAAGAGGTGGGGGCGCGGCTATTTGAGCGTACCAATCGTCGGGTCGAGCTGAGCGAGGCCGGGCGCCTGTTCCTGCAAGAGGCGCGGCTGGTGCTGGCCCAGGTCGACAAGGCGGCGGATGTGGCGCGCAGGGCGCAATTGGGAGAGCTCGGCGAACTGAAGATCGGCTTCACATCTTCCGCACCGTTCAATTCCAGCATTCCCCAGGCGATCTTCGCGTTTCGCCAGGCTTTCCCGGCGGTGCACCTCAATCTGCAGGAGATGAGCAGCACCCAGGTGGCCGAGTCATTGGTGGATGAGTCGATCCAGGTCGGGCTGATGCGGCCTTTGCCGTTGCCTGATTCGCTGAGCGTGGTCGAGTTGATGCGCGAGCCGTTGGTTGCAGTATTGAGCGCCGGCCATCCGTTGGTGGAAGGCAGCGAGCGCGGCCTGCACCTGGCGCAGTTGGCGCAGGAGCCCTTTGTGTTTTTTCCGCGCACCTACGGCAGCGGCCTGTATGCCCAATTGCTCAGCCTGGCCCGCGACGCCGGGTTCAGCCCGCATTTTGCCCAGGAAGCGGGGGAGGCGATGACCATCATTGGCCTGGTGGCGGCGGGGTTGGGCGTGTCGGTGTTGCCGGCGTCTTACCAGCGTATCCGCATTGATGGCGTGGTCTACCGCACACTGCTCGACCCGGAGGCGATGACGGCGGTGTGGCTGGTGCAGCGCAAGGGCGTGCAAACGCCGATGGCGAAGGGGTTTGTGGAGTTGTTGACGCACAGGGCATCTACGTAA
- a CDS encoding beta-ketoacyl-ACP synthase, with amino-acid sequence MKRVVVTGMAGVTSLGSDWETIAANFRANRSGIRRMDEWDRFTELNTRLAGPIDDFVVPAHWTRKQLRSMGRVSRLAVWAAEQALQDAGLLGDPSIKDGRMGVACGSSTGSTDEIKAFGNMLLNSVAEGLNANSYVRMMPHTTAANISIFFGLTGRLIPTSSACTSGSQGIGYAYEAIKFGRLPLMLAGGAEELCPTEAMVFDALYATSLKNDAPQTSPRPYDSGRDGLVIGEGAGILVLEELQHALARGAHIHAELVGFGSNADGQHTTRPEQKTMRRAMELALEDAGLAPSAIGYVNGHGTATDQGDIAETLATSSLFGSRMPISSQKSFLGHTLGACGALESWFSIEMMNRDEYVHTFNLDSVDPQCGELDYLQGGFRQMHNDYVMNNNFAFGGVNTSLIFRRWA; translated from the coding sequence ATGAAGCGCGTCGTTGTCACCGGCATGGCCGGCGTGACGTCCCTGGGCAGCGATTGGGAAACCATCGCCGCCAACTTTCGCGCCAACCGCAGCGGTATCCGGCGCATGGATGAATGGGACCGCTTTACCGAACTGAACACGCGCCTGGCCGGGCCGATTGATGATTTTGTGGTGCCCGCGCACTGGACCCGCAAGCAATTGCGCAGCATGGGCCGTGTCTCGCGCCTGGCGGTGTGGGCAGCGGAGCAGGCACTGCAGGATGCCGGCTTGCTCGGTGATCCGTCGATCAAGGACGGGCGCATGGGCGTGGCCTGTGGCTCGTCCACCGGCAGCACCGATGAGATCAAGGCGTTCGGCAATATGCTGCTCAATTCCGTGGCCGAGGGGCTAAACGCCAACTCCTATGTGCGGATGATGCCGCACACCACCGCGGCGAATATCAGCATTTTCTTTGGCCTCACCGGGCGCTTGATCCCCACGTCCAGCGCCTGCACCAGCGGTAGCCAGGGCATCGGCTATGCCTACGAGGCAATCAAGTTCGGGCGCCTGCCATTGATGCTCGCCGGCGGCGCCGAAGAACTGTGCCCCACCGAAGCCATGGTGTTCGATGCACTCTACGCCACCAGTCTGAAAAACGATGCGCCGCAAACCAGTCCGCGCCCCTACGACAGCGGCCGTGATGGCCTGGTGATTGGTGAAGGCGCCGGCATCCTGGTACTGGAAGAGTTGCAACACGCGTTGGCGCGCGGCGCGCATATTCACGCTGAGCTGGTTGGCTTTGGCAGCAATGCCGACGGCCAGCACACCACCCGCCCGGAACAGAAAACCATGCGCCGTGCCATGGAACTGGCCCTGGAAGACGCCGGGCTTGCGCCTTCTGCCATCGGCTATGTAAACGGCCACGGCACCGCCACCGACCAGGGTGACATCGCCGAAACCCTGGCCACCAGCAGCCTGTTCGGCAGCCGAATGCCGATCAGCTCGCAGAAGAGTTTCCTCGGCCACACCCTGGGTGCCTGCGGCGCGCTGGAGTCGTGGTTCAGCATCGAAATGATGAACCGCGACGAGTACGTGCACACCTTCAACCTGGATTCGGTCGACCCACAATGCGGCGAACTGGACTACCTGCAAGGTGGCTTTCGGCAGATGCACAACGACTACGTGATGAACAACAATTTTGCCTTCGGCGGCGTCAACACCTCGTTGATCTTCCGCCGCTGGGCCTGA
- a CDS encoding hotdog family protein — MIDWPLAELLPHAGDMILIDQVLSFDDEQIRTRVTVKPDGLFNRPDGSLPAWVGLELMAQSVAAYAGCHARQQGRAVELGFLLGTRKFECNVEHFPAGAELNIHGLRSLEDDNGMGVFECHLTGNGIQASARLNVFRPPQAANYLDESKDPTS, encoded by the coding sequence ATGATCGATTGGCCACTTGCCGAGCTGCTACCCCACGCGGGCGACATGATCCTGATCGACCAGGTGCTGTCGTTCGATGATGAGCAGATCCGCACCCGCGTCACCGTCAAGCCCGACGGCCTGTTCAACCGCCCTGACGGTAGCCTGCCGGCCTGGGTCGGCCTGGAATTGATGGCGCAAAGCGTCGCCGCCTATGCCGGTTGCCATGCACGCCAGCAAGGCCGCGCGGTGGAACTGGGCTTCCTGTTGGGTACACGCAAGTTCGAGTGCAACGTGGAGCACTTCCCGGCAGGCGCCGAGCTGAATATCCACGGCCTGCGCTCCCTGGAAGACGACAACGGCATGGGTGTGTTCGAATGCCACCTCACCGGTAATGGTATCCAGGCCAGTGCGCGCCTGAACGTATTTCGACCGCCCCAGGCGGCCAACTATTTAGATGAATCGAAGGACCCAACGTCATGA
- a CDS encoding DUF3261 domain-containing protein: MMRLLLMGCLLLLSACASQAPLPEKIPALALPMQLHVQRLADGQRQDWLLVIQREGHAIRWSMMDPLGIPLARQKLLDGQWQADGLLPPNPQARELFAALLFALTPAGDVPALYPHAQAMDLTRTLPGHWQIIYQSSEVFSVNMAGQPLSYRITPLGISR, encoded by the coding sequence ATGATGCGCCTGCTGTTAATGGGTTGCCTGTTGCTGCTCAGTGCCTGCGCCAGCCAGGCACCGCTGCCGGAAAAAATCCCGGCCCTGGCCTTGCCGATGCAACTGCATGTGCAGCGCCTGGCGGACGGGCAGCGCCAGGACTGGCTGCTGGTGATCCAGCGCGAAGGCCACGCGATTCGCTGGTCGATGATGGACCCCTTGGGCATTCCCCTGGCCCGGCAAAAACTGCTCGATGGGCAGTGGCAGGCCGACGGCTTGCTGCCCCCCAATCCCCAGGCGCGGGAGCTGTTTGCCGCGCTGCTGTTTGCCCTGACCCCGGCCGGTGATGTGCCAGCGCTGTATCCGCACGCCCAGGCCATGGACCTGACGCGCACGCTGCCGGGCCATTGGCAAATCATCTATCAGTCTTCCGAGGTGTTCAGCGTGAACATGGCCGGCCAGCCGTTGAGTTATCGCATCACCCCGCTAGGTATCAGCCGATGA
- a CDS encoding beta-ketoacyl-[acyl-carrier-protein] synthase family protein, with the protein MTAYLNALGVICALGRGQAEVSRNLFAGDCSGMRAESGWVPERVVPVAAVQGELVPLPVELAQQSSRNNQLLLEAALQIEDEIRQAIQTYGPGRVGVVLGTSTSGIDEASRGIAHYLRDKQFPADYDYQQQELSAPANFLADWLQLSGPAYVISTACTSSARALMSAQRLLNLGVCDAVICGGVDSLCKLTLNGFTSLEAVSSERCNPFSVNRNGINIGEAAVLFLMSREPAPIALLGSGASCDAHHISAPEPSGKGALQAMRKALASAKLAPEQIGYLNLHGTATQHNDAMESQAVASLFPGGVACSSTKPMTGHTLGAAGALEAAFCWLSLAHGQLPPHVWDGQADPALPALQWTRSGDTLKKTCLMSNSFAFGGNNVSLIIAEAP; encoded by the coding sequence ATGACCGCTTACCTCAATGCCCTCGGTGTGATCTGCGCCCTTGGCCGAGGCCAGGCCGAAGTCAGCCGCAACCTGTTTGCCGGTGACTGTTCAGGGATGCGCGCCGAAAGCGGCTGGGTGCCGGAGCGCGTAGTGCCGGTGGCTGCCGTCCAGGGCGAACTGGTGCCTCTGCCGGTGGAACTGGCTCAACAAAGCAGCCGCAATAACCAGTTGTTGCTGGAAGCGGCGTTGCAGATTGAAGATGAGATCCGTCAGGCCATTCAAACCTATGGCCCAGGGCGAGTCGGCGTGGTGCTTGGCACCAGCACCTCGGGCATCGACGAAGCCAGCCGTGGCATTGCTCATTACCTGCGCGACAAGCAGTTCCCTGCCGACTACGACTACCAGCAACAGGAACTCAGCGCCCCGGCAAACTTCCTCGCCGACTGGCTGCAATTGAGCGGCCCGGCCTATGTGATTTCCACCGCCTGCACCTCTAGCGCCCGTGCCTTGATGAGCGCCCAGCGCCTGCTGAACCTGGGGGTGTGCGATGCGGTAATCTGTGGCGGCGTGGACAGCCTGTGCAAGCTGACCCTGAACGGATTTACCTCGCTGGAAGCGGTATCCAGCGAGCGCTGCAACCCGTTCTCGGTGAACCGCAACGGCATCAATATCGGTGAGGCGGCGGTACTGTTCCTGATGAGCCGCGAGCCGGCACCGATCGCCTTGCTGGGCAGCGGTGCCAGTTGCGACGCTCACCATATCTCCGCGCCGGAACCCAGCGGCAAGGGCGCGTTGCAAGCGATGCGCAAGGCCCTGGCCAGCGCAAAGCTGGCTCCCGAGCAGATCGGCTACCTGAACCTGCACGGCACCGCCACCCAACACAACGACGCCATGGAAAGCCAGGCGGTCGCCAGCCTGTTCCCCGGCGGTGTGGCCTGTTCGTCGACCAAGCCCATGACCGGTCACACCCTCGGTGCCGCCGGAGCGCTGGAAGCGGCGTTCTGCTGGCTGAGCCTGGCTCACGGCCAGCTGCCGCCTCACGTGTGGGACGGCCAAGCCGACCCGGCGCTGCCCGCCTTGCAATGGACACGCAGCGGCGACACCTTGAAAAAAACCTGCCTGATGAGCAACTCGTTTGCCTTCGGCGGTAATAACGTCAGCCTGATAATCGCAGAGGCCCCATGA
- a CDS encoding class I SAM-dependent methyltransferase — MSSPAVEKNYLSKNYVEETRFGFWFLRSHTWQHHVLRVAINDLRSLFSEPLPVAPVLLDAGCGQGKSFRLLQQVFAPSRLIGLDADPHSLELSREEAARQGLAVELIASDCATLDVPDASVDIVFCHQTFHHLVEQHRALKEFYRVLKPGGYLLFAESTEAYIDTWVIRWLFRHPMHVQKSAEEYLEMLREQGFEFDSQNVSYPYLWWSRSSDFGLLERWGLRKAPPVGQREETLVNCVARKPLENAAS; from the coding sequence ATGAGCAGTCCTGCCGTTGAAAAAAACTACCTGAGCAAAAATTACGTCGAGGAAACCAGGTTCGGCTTCTGGTTCCTGCGCAGCCACACCTGGCAGCATCACGTATTGCGCGTGGCGATCAACGACCTGCGCAGCCTGTTCAGCGAGCCGCTGCCGGTGGCACCGGTGTTGCTGGACGCCGGTTGTGGCCAGGGTAAATCCTTCCGGTTGCTGCAGCAGGTGTTTGCGCCTTCACGTCTGATCGGCCTGGATGCCGACCCCCACAGCCTGGAGCTGAGCCGTGAAGAGGCTGCGCGCCAGGGCCTGGCTGTCGAGCTGATCGCCAGTGACTGCGCCACCCTCGATGTACCGGACGCCAGCGTCGATATCGTGTTTTGCCACCAGACCTTTCACCACTTGGTCGAGCAACATCGCGCACTCAAGGAGTTCTATCGGGTACTCAAACCGGGCGGCTATCTGCTGTTTGCCGAATCCACCGAAGCCTATATCGACACCTGGGTGATTCGCTGGTTGTTCCGCCACCCGATGCATGTGCAAAAAAGCGCTGAAGAGTATTTGGAGATGCTGCGCGAGCAAGGCTTTGAATTCGACTCGCAGAATGTCTCGTACCCCTACCTGTGGTGGAGCCGCTCCAGCGACTTCGGCCTGCTGGAGCGCTGGGGTCTGCGCAAGGCGCCGCCGGTGGGCCAGCGCGAGGAAACCCTGGTCAACTGCGTTGCGCGCAAACCTTTGGAGAACGCCGCCTCATGA